The following coding sequences lie in one Psychrilyobacter atlanticus DSM 19335 genomic window:
- a CDS encoding alanine/glycine:cation symporter family protein: MLFDLVKSMNNLFWGYLLIFLLAGTGIYYTFILKFVQVRRFFDSIKKAIGGASIGEEAGDKGMNSFQSLTTAIAAQVGTGNLAGAATAIVSGGPGAIFWMWITAFFGMSTVFAEAVLAQMFKKEVNGKMRGGPAFYIQEGIKNKKLAKFLASFFSISIIIALGFVGNMVQANSIGNAFKESFDVNPIIIGVIVAILAGLIFKGGVKSIASFTEKVIPIMSVLYIVGALIILFKNPQGTMEAFKLIFVCAFSPKAAAGGVLGVTVKQAVRYGVARGLFSNEAGMGSTPHAHAIAKVKHPCDQGLVAMFGVFFDTFVILTLTSLVIIANTPLGGGGLIGIALTQQAFIASLGSVGGVFIAVSLFFFAFSTIVGWYFFGEANIRFLFGSDKATNVYTAIVLICIVIGTGIEVSVVWEVADFFNGLMIFPNLIAILLMSKLVKEKLKDYED; encoded by the coding sequence ATGTTATTTGATCTTGTAAAAAGTATGAACAATTTGTTTTGGGGCTATCTATTGATTTTTCTGCTGGCAGGTACAGGGATTTACTATACCTTTATATTAAAATTTGTCCAAGTCAGAAGATTTTTCGACAGTATAAAAAAAGCCATAGGTGGTGCTAGCATAGGTGAGGAAGCTGGAGATAAAGGGATGAACTCATTCCAATCTTTAACTACAGCAATTGCAGCACAGGTAGGTACAGGAAACTTAGCCGGAGCAGCTACAGCAATTGTATCTGGTGGACCAGGAGCAATCTTTTGGATGTGGATTACTGCATTTTTCGGTATGTCTACTGTCTTTGCAGAGGCTGTATTAGCTCAAATGTTTAAAAAAGAAGTAAATGGTAAGATGAGAGGAGGACCTGCTTTCTACATACAGGAAGGTATTAAAAATAAAAAACTAGCCAAATTTTTAGCTAGTTTCTTCTCAATTAGTATTATTATAGCGCTTGGTTTTGTAGGTAATATGGTTCAAGCCAATTCCATAGGAAATGCGTTTAAAGAATCTTTTGATGTGAACCCTATTATTATTGGTGTAATTGTAGCAATTTTAGCTGGATTAATTTTTAAGGGTGGGGTAAAGAGTATCGCTTCATTTACAGAAAAAGTTATTCCAATTATGTCCGTTCTTTATATTGTTGGAGCATTAATAATTTTATTTAAAAATCCTCAGGGTACCATGGAAGCTTTCAAATTAATTTTTGTATGTGCTTTCTCTCCTAAAGCTGCTGCTGGTGGAGTTCTAGGTGTTACAGTTAAACAGGCTGTTAGATATGGAGTTGCACGTGGACTCTTCTCCAATGAAGCCGGAATGGGTTCTACACCTCATGCCCATGCAATTGCAAAAGTTAAACATCCTTGTGATCAGGGGTTAGTAGCTATGTTTGGAGTTTTCTTTGATACATTTGTTATACTTACGTTAACTTCTCTTGTAATAATCGCTAATACACCTTTAGGAGGGGGAGGATTGATAGGAATTGCTCTTACTCAACAGGCTTTCATAGCGTCTCTTGGTTCTGTCGGTGGAGTATTTATTGCGGTTTCCTTGTTTTTCTTTGCTTTTTCAACTATTGTTGGATGGTATTTCTTCGGGGAAGCAAATATCAGGTTTTTGTTTGGAAGTGATAAAGCTACAAATGTTTATACAGCTATTGTATTGATCTGTATTGTTATTGGAACAGGGATAGAAGTTTCAGTTGTTTGGGAAGTCGCAGATTTCTTTAATGGACTTATGATCTTCCCCAACTTAATTGCGATTTTACTCATGTCTAAATTAGTCAAAGAAAAGCTAAAAGACTATGAAGATTAA
- a CDS encoding ABC transporter ATP-binding protein, whose protein sequence is MKESKRVEIKNLTKTFISGKNKVKAVNDINLIVEPGEFICLLGPSGCGKTTMLRMLAGFEIPTSGSIFIGDKDVANLTPDKRDTAMVFQNYALFPHMNVYDNIAYGLKIQKKSKKEIDERVNKILKLMKMETFAERTPSEMSGGQQQRVSLARALIMNSGVLLFDEPLSNLDAKLRLHMRDEIRKLQQDVGITSIYVTHDQAEAMSLSDKVVIMKDGEIMQVGSPIEIYQKPNSEFIAKFIGRANILKATIVSKEDGKTKIKLLDSEYIVAGEADYGVGEVVEVVIRPESIKFNSDKHHGEVIKSVFMGENHEYEIMVEDEKIEVSLNNPHGKEIRKVGEKLTFVFDEESIHII, encoded by the coding sequence ATGAAAGAATCTAAAAGAGTAGAGATAAAGAATTTAACAAAAACATTTATATCAGGGAAAAATAAAGTAAAGGCAGTTAATGATATTAATTTAATTGTAGAACCTGGGGAATTTATATGTTTATTAGGGCCTTCTGGATGTGGAAAAACAACGATGCTTAGAATGTTGGCAGGATTTGAAATACCTACTTCAGGAAGTATATTTATAGGGGATAAAGATGTAGCAAACCTTACTCCAGATAAGAGAGATACTGCCATGGTATTTCAAAACTATGCACTATTTCCACATATGAATGTATATGATAATATTGCATATGGACTTAAAATACAAAAAAAATCTAAAAAAGAAATAGATGAAAGAGTAAACAAAATTTTAAAATTAATGAAGATGGAAACCTTTGCTGAGAGAACACCTTCGGAGATGTCTGGGGGACAGCAGCAGAGGGTATCCCTTGCAAGAGCATTGATCATGAATTCAGGGGTATTATTATTTGATGAACCGCTGTCAAATTTAGATGCTAAATTAAGATTGCACATGAGAGATGAGATCAGAAAACTTCAGCAGGATGTTGGGATAACTTCAATCTATGTAACACATGATCAGGCAGAAGCCATGTCATTGTCTGATAAGGTAGTAATAATGAAGGATGGAGAGATAATGCAGGTAGGATCTCCAATAGAAATATATCAAAAACCAAACAGTGAATTTATTGCTAAGTTTATAGGGAGAGCCAATATTTTAAAAGCGACAATAGTTTCAAAAGAGGATGGAAAGACAAAAATAAAATTATTAGATTCTGAATATATAGTAGCTGGTGAAGCTGACTATGGTGTAGGAGAGGTTGTAGAAGTAGTGATAAGACCTGAATCTATTAAATTTAATTCGGATAAGCATCACGGAGAAGTTATAAAAAGTGTCTTTATGGGAGAGAACCATGAATATGAAATTATGGTAGAAGATGAAAAAATTGAGGTATCTTTAAATAATCCTCACGGAAAAGAGATTAGAAAAGTCGGAGAAAAGTTAACCTTTGTTTTTGATGAAGAGTCAATACACATAATATAA